A genomic segment from Geitlerinema sp. PCC 7407 encodes:
- the nadC gene encoding carboxylating nicotinate-nucleotide diphosphorylase, giving the protein MSGQAVLPPWVVLDAMLEDWLREDIGRGDRTTQSIFGTDEAKVSGEWRVKEQGVIAGLAVAARVFRLLDSEASFVAEVPDGTMCDRAQVVARLHGSPVALLMGERVALNLAMRLSGIATATRRYVDQIADLPTQLVDTRKTTPGLRLLEKYATQVGGAMNHRMGLDDGVMIKDNHIAAAGGIGPAIARVRGRVPYPLTIEVETETLAQVEEALAAGADIIMLDNMAIAQMQEAVQRIRQVSGRIKIEASGNITLETIRAVAETGVDYVSTSAPITRSTWLDLSMKLKNA; this is encoded by the coding sequence ATGAGTGGTCAGGCTGTTTTGCCGCCTTGGGTGGTGCTGGATGCAATGTTGGAGGATTGGCTGCGGGAGGATATTGGGCGAGGCGATCGCACAACTCAAAGCATTTTTGGCACAGATGAAGCCAAGGTTTCAGGGGAGTGGCGGGTCAAGGAACAAGGGGTCATTGCGGGATTGGCGGTGGCTGCTCGAGTGTTTCGTCTGCTGGACTCTGAAGCGAGTTTTGTGGCGGAGGTGCCGGATGGAACGATGTGCGATCGCGCTCAGGTGGTGGCTCGGCTCCATGGTTCGCCGGTAGCTCTCTTGATGGGGGAGCGGGTCGCCTTGAATTTGGCGATGAGGCTGAGCGGTATTGCAACGGCCACGCGCCGGTATGTGGATCAAATTGCTGACTTGCCGACTCAATTGGTGGATACGCGCAAGACGACTCCTGGTTTGCGGCTGCTGGAGAAGTATGCAACGCAAGTTGGCGGCGCGATGAATCACCGAATGGGCCTCGATGATGGGGTGATGATCAAGGACAACCACATTGCAGCGGCGGGTGGCATTGGTCCTGCGATCGCCCGGGTACGGGGCCGGGTTCCTTATCCGCTCACGATTGAGGTAGAGACGGAGACGCTGGCGCAGGTTGAGGAGGCGCTGGCAGCAGGAGCCGACATTATCATGCTGGACAATATGGCGATCGCGCAGATGCAAGAGGCAGTCCAAAGAATTCGTCAGGTCAGCGGTCGGATTAAAATTGAAGCTTCTGGCAATATCACTCTCGAAACGATCCGGGCTGTCGCTGAGACGGGGGTTGACTATGTTTCAACCAGTGCTCCGATTACCCGCTCGACTTGGCTGGACCTGAGCATGAAGCTCAAAAATGCCTGA
- a CDS encoding FkbM family methyltransferase, with the protein MQPVLSKLLRYGQGALSSLARVRSHSLLKLLTRSSDTLQYCDRYDFSIVVSTRDPAIGRPLLFKGEYEENVISVLAQHLQPDTHFLDIGANIGYYSLLVARCAPQGRVLCFEPDLQNFRRLQASIAYNGFSDRVQAHNLAVSDEASTLVVSDLGNAANSGARFTGKSQAQLQAHIHGANPYFREVQAVRLDDFLADQRIDLIKIDIEGHEPYAFRGMEQILKRQRPIILAEFAPSNLRSLGNADPQRFLQEILDLGYAVSAITLQGQCIDFGQDSAALLAHHQQQKRHHTDLLLRPA; encoded by the coding sequence ATGCAGCCTGTGCTCTCCAAATTGCTTCGCTATGGGCAAGGGGCGCTCTCTAGCCTCGCGCGAGTGCGATCGCACTCCCTCCTCAAACTGTTGACCCGCTCGAGCGATACCCTGCAATACTGCGATCGCTACGACTTCTCCATCGTGGTCAGCACCCGCGACCCAGCCATTGGTCGACCGCTTCTCTTCAAAGGCGAGTACGAAGAAAACGTCATCTCAGTCTTGGCACAGCACTTGCAGCCCGACACCCACTTCCTCGATATCGGCGCCAACATCGGCTACTACAGCCTTTTGGTTGCTCGCTGCGCACCCCAAGGACGGGTGCTCTGTTTCGAGCCAGATTTGCAAAACTTTCGCCGGCTCCAAGCCAGCATTGCCTACAACGGCTTCAGCGATCGCGTTCAGGCCCACAACTTGGCCGTCAGCGATGAAGCCAGTACCCTTGTCGTTTCGGACCTGGGAAATGCCGCCAACTCCGGCGCCCGCTTCACCGGCAAATCCCAAGCCCAGCTTCAAGCCCACATTCACGGCGCAAATCCCTACTTTCGAGAAGTGCAAGCCGTTCGTCTAGATGACTTTCTCGCTGATCAGCGAATTGATCTCATCAAAATTGATATTGAAGGCCACGAGCCCTACGCCTTTCGCGGCATGGAGCAAATTCTGAAGCGCCAGCGCCCCATCATCCTGGCAGAATTCGCGCCTTCCAATCTGCGCAGCCTCGGCAATGCCGATCCCCAGCGCTTCCTGCAAGAGATTTTGGACCTTGGCTACGCTGTGAGCGCCATCACCCTACAAGGGCAGTGCATTGACTTTGGTCAAGACAGCGCCGCCCTGCTAGCCCATCACCAGCAGCAAAAACGCCATCACACTGACCTATTGCTGCGGCCAGCGTGA
- the argS gene encoding arginine--tRNA ligase, producing the protein MNSTLDQLKARFSQALVKAFGEQYGEADPMLVPASNPKFGDFQSNAALALTKQLKQAPQAIAQQIIQNLEIDDYCETPEIAGPGFINLRLKQEYLVSRLHRMLASDRLGVEPVKRPQRVIVDFSSPNIAKEMHVGHLRTTIIGDAIARVLEFQGHDVLRLNHVGDWGTQFGMLITHLREACPAALQDSDAIDLGDLVAFYREAKQRFDEDEDFKERSRKAVVELQSGDPEARKAWQILCDQSRREFQKIYDRLDITLTERGESFYNPLLADVVKDLATTGLLVEDQGAQCVFLDGFTNKDGDPLPLIIQKSDGGYNYATTDLAAIRYRIQQDGAERIIYVVDAGQSNHFAQVFQVARRAGWVPETVEPIHVPFGVVRGEDGKKFKTRSGETVRLKDLLDEAVTRARTDLSTRVQEEGRDESPEFIGHVAETVGISAVKYADLSQNRTSDYVFSYDKMLALQGNTAPYMLYAYVRIQGISRKGQIDFTQIANDVPIDLQDESELTLAKHLLQLDQILAAVSVELLPNRLCQYLFELSQKFNQFYDRCPVLQADEPQRTSRLALCDLTARTLKLGLSLLGIPVLERM; encoded by the coding sequence ATGAACTCTACTCTCGATCAACTTAAGGCGCGATTTAGTCAGGCGCTGGTGAAAGCCTTTGGGGAGCAGTATGGCGAGGCTGATCCCATGCTGGTGCCAGCAAGCAATCCCAAGTTTGGTGACTTTCAGTCCAATGCGGCCCTAGCGCTCACGAAGCAGCTCAAGCAAGCTCCCCAGGCGATCGCCCAACAGATCATCCAAAACTTGGAGATCGATGACTACTGCGAGACGCCTGAAATTGCAGGCCCTGGCTTTATCAATCTTCGGCTCAAGCAGGAGTATCTGGTGAGTCGCCTGCATCGGATGCTGGCCAGCGATCGCCTGGGTGTTGAGCCAGTGAAGCGTCCCCAGCGAGTGATTGTCGATTTTTCGAGCCCCAACATCGCGAAGGAAATGCATGTGGGGCACCTGCGGACGACGATTATTGGAGATGCGATCGCCCGCGTTCTGGAGTTTCAGGGTCACGACGTTCTGCGCCTGAACCACGTGGGCGATTGGGGTACGCAGTTTGGCATGCTGATCACCCATTTGCGCGAGGCTTGTCCGGCGGCTTTGCAAGACTCAGACGCGATTGATCTGGGCGATCTGGTGGCGTTTTATCGAGAGGCGAAGCAGCGCTTTGATGAAGATGAGGATTTCAAGGAGCGATCGCGCAAAGCCGTTGTCGAACTCCAGTCTGGCGATCCCGAAGCCCGGAAGGCTTGGCAAATTTTGTGCGATCAGTCTCGCCGGGAATTTCAAAAAATCTACGATCGCCTCGACATCACCCTAACCGAGCGCGGCGAATCTTTCTACAATCCTCTGCTAGCCGACGTTGTCAAAGATCTCGCCACCACTGGCCTCCTAGTCGAAGACCAAGGGGCTCAATGCGTCTTTCTCGACGGCTTCACCAACAAGGACGGTGATCCGCTGCCGCTGATCATCCAAAAGTCCGACGGCGGCTACAACTACGCCACGACTGACTTGGCCGCCATCCGATACCGCATCCAGCAAGACGGTGCAGAGCGGATCATCTACGTTGTTGATGCTGGCCAGTCGAACCACTTTGCTCAGGTCTTCCAGGTTGCGCGCCGGGCTGGCTGGGTTCCTGAGACTGTTGAACCGATTCACGTTCCTTTTGGCGTCGTTCGGGGCGAAGATGGCAAAAAATTCAAGACGCGATCGGGCGAAACCGTTCGCCTGAAGGATCTTTTGGACGAAGCTGTGACTCGTGCTCGGACCGATCTCTCGACTCGGGTTCAAGAGGAAGGGCGGGACGAGTCGCCAGAGTTTATCGGCCATGTGGCTGAAACCGTTGGCATCAGCGCGGTGAAGTATGCGGACCTCAGCCAGAACCGAACCAGCGACTATGTGTTTAGCTACGACAAGATGCTGGCTCTTCAGGGCAACACGGCGCCCTACATGCTCTACGCCTACGTTCGCATTCAGGGCATCAGCCGCAAAGGTCAGATTGACTTTACTCAGATCGCGAACGACGTGCCGATTGATCTCCAAGACGAGTCAGAGCTGACCCTTGCCAAGCATTTGCTGCAGCTTGACCAGATCTTGGCGGCGGTTTCGGTGGAGCTGCTGCCCAATCGCCTGTGTCAGTATCTCTTTGAGCTGAGCCAAAAGTTCAATCAGTTTTACGATCGCTGTCCTGTCTTGCAGGCCGATGAGCCCCAGCGGACGTCGCGGCTTGCGCTGTGCGACCTGACTGCTCGCACGCTGAAACTCGGCCTCTCGCTCCTGGGAATTCCAGTGCTAGAGCGCATGTAA